A genomic window from Fibrobacterota bacterium includes:
- a CDS encoding STAS domain-containing protein, whose amino-acid sequence MKLTIARESDSCIFRIQGKVGWESSRLLDREVRQSVEQGGRFLVFDLDGIEFLSSGAIGVLVYHLRRLQTGKGDIYIVTSNNYVMYLFRTIGFHKVFEGKIFRTMAELQPVLATHLPGWSLPQAGAWREVDAGDGSDDEISHKDELG is encoded by the coding sequence ATGAAACTGACAATCGCGCGAGAGTCGGATTCCTGCATTTTTCGCATCCAGGGCAAGGTGGGATGGGAAAGTTCCCGTCTTCTGGACCGCGAGGTTCGCCAGTCCGTGGAGCAGGGCGGGCGTTTTCTGGTCTTCGACCTCGATGGAATCGAATTTTTAAGTTCCGGCGCCATCGGCGTCCTGGTGTACCATCTGCGTCGATTGCAGACCGGAAAGGGTGACATCTACATCGTCACGTCCAACAACTACGTGATGTACCTGTTCCGCACGATCGGCTTCCACAAGGTGTTCGAAGGCAAGATCTTCCGCACGATGGCCGAACTCCAACCCGTGTTGGCAACACATTTGCCAGGGTGGTCTCTGCCACAGGCGGGCGCTTGGCGGGAGGTGGATGCCGGCGACGGATCCGACGACGAAATCAGCCACAAGGATGAATTGGGATGA
- a CDS encoding class I mannose-6-phosphate isomerase produces the protein MAWLRGGIFPLLVKLIDARETLSIQVHPSVASPGADPKNECWIVLDAPQGAHLYAGTVGELDPSELVARLGRGETDLLAKIPVKAGDVVMIPAGTIHAICAGLLIAEVQQASDTTFRLYDWDRVGLDGMPRELHLDLAKSCLNPKPNPGLKPVPVAVDGSSELLCATPWFAIKRIRPGTGERIEGHGGFRILLVQEGSVDLSWEGGRKTLERGRTVLLPPHASVRVAGGLVLEAWVPSWDRDVLGPVLSAGHSREMANQLSAGIVRG, from the coding sequence GTGGCCTGGTTGCGCGGGGGAATCTTCCCGCTGTTGGTGAAACTGATCGATGCTCGCGAGACCCTGTCCATCCAGGTCCACCCCTCGGTGGCATCGCCGGGCGCAGATCCCAAGAACGAATGCTGGATCGTGCTGGATGCTCCCCAGGGCGCCCATCTGTACGCGGGGACCGTCGGCGAGCTGGATCCTTCGGAACTGGTCGCGCGGCTTGGCCGCGGGGAAACCGACCTTTTGGCGAAGATCCCGGTGAAGGCGGGTGATGTCGTGATGATCCCGGCCGGAACCATCCATGCCATCTGTGCGGGTTTGCTGATCGCCGAGGTCCAGCAGGCGTCGGATACCACCTTTCGGCTCTACGATTGGGATCGCGTGGGATTGGACGGCATGCCTCGCGAGCTCCATCTCGATCTAGCCAAATCCTGTCTGAATCCGAAGCCCAATCCGGGACTCAAACCGGTTCCCGTCGCCGTCGATGGTTCCAGCGAACTTCTGTGCGCGACCCCATGGTTCGCCATCAAGCGGATCCGTCCCGGAACCGGAGAGCGCATCGAGGGACATGGCGGATTCAGGATCCTTCTGGTGCAGGAAGGTTCGGTGGATCTGTCCTGGGAAGGTGGTCGCAAGACCTTGGAGCGAGGGCGAACGGTCCTGCTCCCCCCCCACGCGAGCGTGCGGGTCGCAGGCGGACTGGTCCTGGAAGCCTGGGTACCCTCCTGGGATCGCGATGTTCTCGGCCCGGTCCTTTCTGCCGGTCATTCACGGGAAATGGCCAACCAGCTCTCCGCGGGCATCGTGCGCGGGTGA
- a CDS encoding NUDIX domain-containing protein has product MSSDKSVPDLSQELLDVLDDLGQVIGTATRQEVHARGLVHRAVHILVLGSDNRLLLQKRSAKKASWPGMWDTSVGGHVGAGEAPIESALRECREELGICVEAKDLEPLGRYLFDGQTLDPEWVDSWILVHDGPFSPDPEEVEAVAFLTASEVETQIRTGWTTPHFSAQWERDLKGRGRVRP; this is encoded by the coding sequence GTGAGTTCGGACAAGTCCGTTCCCGACCTGTCGCAGGAGCTGTTGGACGTGCTGGACGATCTCGGCCAGGTGATCGGTACCGCGACGCGGCAGGAGGTCCATGCTCGAGGTTTGGTCCACCGGGCCGTGCACATCCTGGTGCTGGGGTCGGACAACCGACTTCTGCTGCAAAAGCGCTCCGCCAAGAAAGCCTCCTGGCCTGGCATGTGGGACACCTCGGTGGGTGGGCATGTCGGCGCGGGCGAAGCGCCCATCGAGTCCGCTTTGCGGGAGTGCCGCGAGGAGCTCGGGATTTGCGTGGAAGCGAAGGATCTCGAGCCCCTGGGCAGATATCTGTTCGACGGGCAGACTCTGGACCCGGAGTGGGTGGACTCCTGGATTCTTGTGCACGATGGCCCGTTTTCACCGGATCCCGAAGAGGTGGAAGCAGTGGCGTTTTTGACGGCCTCGGAAGTGGAAACGCAGATCAGGACCGGTTGGACGACCCCGCACTTTTCCGCGCAATGGGAGCGGGACCTGAAAGGCCGGGGACGCGTCCGGCCCTGA
- a CDS encoding RNA methyltransferase, whose product MESQSDWIRGKRPVLELLRSGRPVLRVWISARLGASREEVESQCKEIGVDFRLAPDAKLASLCGQADHGGVLAQTSLLPISSLEELLALDGEQRSVIFALDGVENPRNLGLICRTLVASGCSTLLLPAKGGALPGQAFLEASAGYGSRMRFVRVPKLVNALELLKRDGYWVYGLAADAKRSLLGHELAQKTVFVLGSESDGMRPTVRSALDETLSLPMCAEVESLNVAVTAALCAFEAVRAGRVPGLSGPAPIARKSAGSSNRS is encoded by the coding sequence ATGGAATCACAATCCGATTGGATCCGGGGCAAACGCCCCGTCTTGGAATTGCTGCGCAGCGGACGTCCCGTGCTGCGAGTCTGGATCTCCGCCCGATTGGGTGCCTCTCGCGAGGAAGTGGAATCCCAGTGCAAGGAGATCGGCGTCGATTTCCGCCTCGCCCCGGATGCCAAACTTGCCTCCCTGTGCGGCCAGGCCGACCACGGCGGGGTTCTCGCGCAAACTTCGCTCCTTCCGATTTCCTCGCTGGAAGAACTCCTTGCGTTGGACGGAGAGCAGAGATCGGTGATCTTCGCCCTGGATGGCGTGGAGAATCCTCGCAATCTTGGCTTGATCTGCCGGACCCTGGTCGCCTCGGGGTGTTCCACCCTCCTGCTTCCCGCCAAGGGAGGCGCATTGCCTGGTCAGGCGTTTTTGGAGGCATCGGCGGGCTACGGCAGCCGCATGCGGTTTGTCCGGGTCCCCAAGCTGGTGAATGCCCTGGAGCTTCTCAAAAGGGACGGCTACTGGGTGTACGGTCTGGCTGCCGACGCCAAGCGATCGCTCTTGGGTCACGAGCTGGCCCAAAAGACCGTGTTCGTGCTGGGCAGCGAAAGCGACGGCATGCGCCCGACGGTCCGTTCCGCACTCGATGAAACCTTGTCGCTTCCGATGTGCGCGGAGGTGGAAAGCCTGAACGTCGCTGTGACCGCCGCGCTATGCGCTTTCGAGGCGGTCAGGGCCGGACGCGTCCCCGGCCTTTCAGGTCCCGCTCCCATTGCGCGGAAAAGTGCGGGGTCGTCCAACCGGTCCTGA